TGACTATCTTATCTACTTTTTTAACTGCCTGTTTGTGAACTTTGCCAATTTTTCTATTAGCTTGTTCTTCCTGGTTCTTCTGTTTGTTTACATGCCTCCTCAGCCTGGGAGCTCACTGGAGACAAGGACTgcatctcttctctttctttacctTAGCCCAGCAGTGGTTGGTATTTCGTTCATGAAATGTTTGCTAAAATTGAATTGATCTTAATTCATTCTCATATACTTTGGAGAATttaactttacagatgaggaacacAAGATGCTGCAGAGGCTGAATAATTTGCAGTCACACAACTAAACGGCAGAATTGGGACTGTAATCCAGGCCTTCTGATTTTAAACCATGGGTTTATTGAAATTGTATTCCATCCCCTCCATTGATGTTTGCCTGGGCCCTGTCTTCTTCAGGATATCAACTGAGTATTTTAAGTGAATTTAAAGTTAGCAAAGCTCACCCTCCGCTACGCGCATGCGTCCCTTCCTTTTCccatggtaggaaaaaaaaagacaccgcCTCCTTTCTCTTTGCTCATCTTTTGGCCCCTGCGCTTGCCGTCGCCCGTGGGGAGGTGTTCACTGGTTGAAGTGATGGCGACTGGGACCCCAGATTCTCAAGCGCGATTCGGTCAGTCTGTGAAGGGGCTTCTCACGGAGAAAGTGAACACCTGTGGTACTGACGTGATCGCGCTCACCAAGCAGGTGCTGAAGGGCTCCCGGAGCTCCGAGGTGAGCTAGGAGTGGACTCTCCGGGCTTAATACCCGGAGACTCGACTTCCATAGCCGTGGGAAGAGGGTCGCGTTGCATCCTGGGAATTGTAGTCCGTGAACTAGTGGAGAA
This sequence is a window from Physeter macrocephalus isolate SW-GA chromosome 20, ASM283717v5, whole genome shotgun sequence. Protein-coding genes within it:
- the BORCS7 gene encoding BLOC-1-related complex subunit 7, producing the protein MVGKKKTPPPFSLLIFWPLRLPSPVGRCSLVEVMATGTPDSQARFGQSVKGLLTEKVNTCGTDVIALTKQVLKGSRSSELLGQAARNMVLQEDAILHSEDSLRKMAIITTHLQYQQEAIQKNVEQSSNLQDQLNHLLK